A genomic window from Chitinophaga pollutisoli includes:
- a CDS encoding DUF4876 domain-containing protein, with the protein MKNATWLMAAAVLVTVLTGSCRKINEGLDTEKVGNYTIRVKAKSTMSNITNTEGLKVVFENFTEGFRKEDALGSDVTAVDGLIPGLYSINVSGRVEDANGDVFYLNGAKINFPVTKNDILVEIDVAGLKVSPLVFSEIFFAGTTPFYFRNQFYEVYNNSTDTIYLDGLYFANLTPTTATTTLPRWPEEDGNNFAYAERIWKVPGNGTEHPLAPGESFSMAQFAANHQLPQYSPTSPIDCSSSEFEFNMNNPNFPDQPAPDMEHVFYNGNAGKGTLPQYLVSVFGGAYVIFRVPEGEVYDPVNNPALKTRNLASTSTSVFAKVPIRYVLDAVEAGHNENMIAAKRVPSVLDAGMTYVGATYNSLGVARKVSDQKNDDGTPIYLDTNNSTEDFERGVKPQFRRHGARMPAWNHTK; encoded by the coding sequence ATGAAAAATGCAACATGGCTCATGGCGGCCGCGGTACTGGTAACAGTGTTGACGGGCAGCTGCAGGAAAATAAATGAAGGGCTGGATACGGAAAAGGTAGGCAACTACACCATCCGGGTGAAAGCCAAATCCACCATGTCCAACATCACCAACACCGAAGGACTGAAAGTGGTGTTCGAAAACTTCACAGAAGGCTTCCGGAAGGAGGATGCCCTGGGATCGGATGTGACGGCGGTAGACGGCCTCATTCCCGGCTTGTACAGCATCAATGTGAGCGGCAGGGTGGAAGACGCCAATGGCGACGTGTTTTACCTCAACGGTGCGAAGATCAATTTCCCGGTAACCAAAAACGATATCCTCGTCGAAATCGACGTAGCCGGGCTGAAAGTTAGTCCGCTCGTGTTCTCGGAGATCTTCTTCGCGGGAACCACGCCGTTTTATTTCCGTAACCAGTTTTACGAAGTATACAACAACTCCACCGATACGATCTATCTCGATGGCCTTTACTTCGCCAACCTGACGCCGACCACGGCCACCACCACGCTGCCGCGCTGGCCGGAGGAGGACGGCAATAATTTCGCTTACGCGGAACGCATCTGGAAAGTGCCCGGCAACGGCACGGAACACCCGCTGGCGCCCGGAGAATCCTTCTCCATGGCTCAGTTCGCGGCCAACCACCAGCTGCCGCAGTACAGTCCCACTTCACCGATCGACTGTTCTTCCTCCGAGTTCGAGTTCAATATGAACAATCCCAATTTCCCGGATCAGCCGGCGCCGGATATGGAGCACGTTTTCTACAATGGCAACGCCGGCAAGGGAACGCTGCCGCAATACCTGGTGTCTGTATTCGGCGGGGCTTACGTCATCTTCCGCGTGCCGGAAGGCGAGGTGTACGACCCGGTGAATAACCCGGCGCTCAAAACACGCAACCTGGCTTCCACCTCCACTTCCGTATTCGCCAAGGTGCCTATCCGCTACGTGCTGGACGCCGTGGAAGCGGGGCATAACGAAAACATGATCGCCGCCAAGCGCGTACCCTCGGTGCTGGACGCCGGCATGACCTACGTGGGCGCCACTTATAATTCGCTCGGCGTGGCCCGCAAAGTGTCCGACCAAAAGAACGACGACGGCACCCCGATCTACCTGGATACCAACAACAGTACCGAAGACTTCGAGCGCGGTGTGAAACCGCAGTTCCGCCGTCACGGCGCCAGAATGCCCGCCTGGAATCATACGAAGTAA